The proteins below come from a single Alkalispirillum mobile genomic window:
- the pyrC gene encoding dihydroorotase: MQRITLTRPDDWHLHLRDGELLATVLPHTAAVFGRAIIMPNLKPPVTTVDQAAAYRERILAALPAGMRFEPLMTLYLTDNTPPAEIEKAAESGFVHAVKLYPAGATTNSDAGVTDLARCDETLATMAEKGLPLCVHGEVTRDEVDIFDREAHFIDEVLDPLVQRHTGLRVVFEHITTKAAVDYLEQAPDRVGATLTVQHLMANRNHMLVGGVRPHYYCLPILKRERDREALVAAATSGHPRFFLGTDSAPHPKGAKESACGCAGVYSAHAALPFYAEVFEAAGALDKLEGFASHHGADFYGLPRNADTVTLEKAPTPVPEAYPAGDDTLVPFRAGGEVAWRVA, from the coding sequence GTGCAACGTATCACCCTGACCCGACCGGACGACTGGCACCTGCACCTGCGCGACGGGGAATTGCTGGCCACCGTGCTGCCGCACACTGCCGCGGTCTTCGGCCGGGCCATCATCATGCCCAACCTGAAACCGCCGGTGACCACCGTGGACCAGGCGGCGGCCTACCGCGAGCGCATTCTGGCCGCGCTGCCGGCGGGCATGCGTTTCGAACCGCTGATGACCCTCTATCTCACCGACAACACCCCACCGGCTGAGATCGAGAAAGCGGCGGAAAGCGGCTTCGTGCACGCGGTCAAGCTCTACCCGGCCGGCGCCACCACCAACTCCGACGCCGGCGTCACCGACCTGGCCCGCTGCGACGAGACCCTGGCCACCATGGCGGAGAAGGGCCTGCCGCTGTGCGTGCACGGCGAGGTGACCCGCGACGAGGTGGACATCTTCGACCGTGAGGCGCACTTCATCGACGAGGTGCTGGACCCGCTGGTGCAACGGCACACCGGGTTGCGGGTGGTGTTCGAACACATCACCACCAAGGCGGCGGTGGACTACCTGGAGCAGGCGCCGGACCGGGTGGGGGCCACCCTCACCGTCCAGCACCTGATGGCCAATCGTAACCACATGCTGGTGGGCGGGGTGCGGCCGCACTACTACTGCCTGCCGATCCTCAAGCGGGAACGGGACCGCGAGGCGCTGGTGGCCGCGGCCACCTCCGGCCATCCGCGCTTCTTCCTGGGCACCGACAGCGCCCCGCACCCCAAGGGCGCCAAGGAGTCGGCCTGCGGCTGCGCCGGGGTCTACAGCGCCCACGCCGCCCTGCCCTTCTACGCCGAGGTCTTCGAGGCGGCCGGTGCGCTGGACAAGCTGGAGGGCTTCGCCAGCCACCACGGCGCCGACTTCTACGGCCTGCCGCGCAACGCCGACACCGTCACCCTCGAGAAGGCGCCCACCCCCGTCCCCGAAGCCTACCCCGCGGGCGACGACACACTGGTGCCCTTCCGCGCCGGCGGCGAGGTCGCCTGGCGGGTGGCGTAA
- a CDS encoding LON peptidase substrate-binding domain-containing protein, which translates to MNNRLPLFPLQTVLFPGGPLVLRLFEPRYLDMVAECLREDRGFGVCRIVDGREAGQPAEPEAVGTLARIVDWEQRTDGLLGITVRGEQRFRIVSREVEKNGLQRAEVEWLPQPPATPLPEEHAALAALLDRILEQIRGPWAALSRHPGDAEWVGCRLAELLPIPPQDRQQLLELDDPVERLAVLHEALNHAQTTDDAPQE; encoded by the coding sequence GTGAACAACCGGCTCCCCCTCTTCCCACTGCAGACCGTACTCTTCCCCGGCGGCCCCCTGGTGCTTCGGCTGTTCGAGCCCCGTTACCTGGACATGGTGGCCGAATGCCTGCGCGAGGACCGGGGCTTCGGCGTCTGCCGTATCGTGGACGGCCGGGAGGCGGGCCAGCCGGCAGAACCGGAAGCGGTCGGCACCCTGGCCCGGATCGTCGACTGGGAGCAACGCACTGACGGCCTGCTGGGGATCACCGTCCGCGGCGAGCAGCGCTTTCGCATCGTCTCGCGCGAGGTGGAAAAGAACGGGCTGCAGCGGGCGGAGGTGGAGTGGCTGCCGCAGCCGCCGGCCACACCGCTGCCGGAAGAGCACGCCGCACTGGCGGCACTGCTGGACCGCATCCTTGAACAGATTCGCGGGCCCTGGGCGGCCCTGTCCCGCCACCCCGGGGACGCCGAATGGGTGGGCTGCCGGTTGGCGGAGTTGCTGCCCATCCCGCCACAGGACCGGCAGCAGTTGCTGGAGCTGGATGACCCGGTGGAGCGCCTGGCCGTGCTCCACGAGGCCCTCAACCACGCCCAGACGACCGACGACGCGCCACAGGAATAG
- a CDS encoding argininosuccinate synthase, whose protein sequence is MSDVKKVVLAYSGGLDTSVILQWLRETYDCEVVTFTADLGQGEELEPARKKAEAFGIKEIYIDDLREEFARDFVFPMFRANAIYEGEYLLGTSIARPLIAKRQVEIARETGADAVSHGATGKGNDQVRFELGYYGLEPNIKVIAPWREWDLNSREKLLAYAEKHGISIEGKQEGGSPYSMDANMLHISYEGGVLEDTWTECEEVMWRWTNSPESAPDEPLYIDIEFQGGDPVAIDGEKLSPAGLLGRLNDLGAKHGIGRIDIVENRYVGMKSRGCYETPGGTILLRAHRAIESITLDRESAHLKDEVMPKYAELIYNGYWWSPEREAMQALIDATQRRVNGVVRLKLYKGNVILVGRDSSNDSLFDQTIATFEDDRGAYDQKDAEGFIRLNALRLRIAQRRG, encoded by the coding sequence ATGAGCGACGTCAAAAAGGTGGTGCTCGCCTATTCCGGCGGCCTGGATACCTCGGTGATCCTGCAGTGGCTGCGTGAGACCTACGATTGCGAGGTGGTCACGTTCACGGCCGACCTGGGCCAGGGTGAGGAGCTGGAGCCGGCGCGCAAGAAGGCCGAGGCCTTCGGCATCAAGGAGATCTACATTGACGACCTGCGCGAGGAGTTTGCCCGAGATTTCGTCTTCCCCATGTTCCGGGCCAACGCCATCTACGAGGGTGAGTACCTGCTGGGTACGTCCATCGCCCGGCCGCTGATCGCCAAGCGCCAGGTGGAGATCGCCCGCGAGACTGGTGCCGATGCGGTCTCCCACGGTGCCACCGGCAAGGGCAACGACCAGGTACGCTTCGAGCTGGGCTACTACGGCCTGGAGCCCAACATCAAGGTCATTGCCCCCTGGCGCGAGTGGGACCTCAACTCCCGCGAGAAGCTGCTGGCCTACGCCGAGAAGCACGGCATCTCCATCGAGGGCAAGCAGGAGGGCGGCTCGCCCTACTCCATGGACGCCAACATGCTGCATATCTCTTACGAGGGCGGCGTGCTGGAGGACACCTGGACGGAGTGTGAGGAGGTCATGTGGCGTTGGACCAACTCGCCGGAGTCCGCCCCTGACGAGCCCCTGTACATCGACATCGAGTTCCAGGGCGGCGACCCGGTGGCCATCGACGGCGAGAAGCTGAGCCCCGCCGGGCTGCTGGGCCGGCTCAACGACCTGGGCGCCAAGCACGGTATCGGCCGGATCGACATCGTTGAGAACCGCTACGTGGGCATGAAGTCCCGCGGCTGCTACGAGACCCCGGGCGGCACCATCCTGCTGCGTGCCCACCGCGCCATCGAGTCCATCACCCTGGACCGCGAGAGCGCCCACCTGAAGGACGAGGTGATGCCCAAGTACGCCGAGCTGATTTACAACGGCTACTGGTGGAGCCCCGAGCGCGAGGCCATGCAGGCCCTGATCGACGCCACCCAGCGGCGGGTCAACGGCGTGGTGCGGCTCAAGCTCTACAAGGGCAACGTGATCCTGGTGGGGCGCGATTCTTCCAACGACTCGCTGTTCGACCAGACCATCGCCACCTTCGAGGACGACCGCGGCGCCTACGACCAGAAGGACGCCGAAGGCTTTATCCGCCTGAACGCCCTGCGCCTGCGCATCGCCCAGCGGCGCGGTTAG
- a CDS encoding EAL domain-containing protein: protein MDWAQGQGPEGAAERDALLLERVLDLVGDGVVIADGAGLVLSLNPVAEQLTGWSMAEAIGQPVDRLLPLVDETTAERLPDLAALCLADGETRQEDEAVLPDRYGEGEAWVNVTVNLCRMPGGEDRLLVTLRDVTEQLGMARVMFYQANHDALTGLVNRKEFETRLWHALENTGELGRPHALCYLDLDQLQLLNDTCGQLAGDELLKQVADLLQDQVRDSDTVARLGGDDFAILLYGCPMDEAKRLAGRLSAAVAGMGFAWGGQPFPLSASLGLVALDDDHTPGELLAAAEAACDMAQEGGQGQVRVVRAGDRLLAERHGEMQWTRTIRNALDEDRFRLRMQRIDPLKPGLPQIGEVLVSLVSPEGEPVAPGAFLPAAERYQLMRAIDSWVVTATLEALADGGTVLSGLDLVNINLSGQSLGQPGFMDDLVKQLARTGVDPRRICLEITETAVIRNLSHARLFMRALRGRGCRFALDDFGSGLSSFGYLRKLPVDYVKIDGQFVRNMVRDSVDRSMVESIHNVAQVMGLRTIAEFVEDDATLRALRALGVTYGQGFGLHRPEPV from the coding sequence ATGGACTGGGCGCAAGGGCAGGGCCCCGAAGGGGCGGCGGAGAGGGATGCGCTGCTGCTGGAGCGCGTCCTGGACCTGGTGGGCGATGGCGTGGTCATCGCCGACGGGGCCGGTCTGGTGCTGTCGCTCAACCCGGTGGCGGAGCAGTTGACCGGCTGGTCCATGGCGGAGGCCATCGGCCAGCCGGTGGACCGGTTGCTGCCGCTGGTGGACGAGACCACCGCCGAGCGGCTGCCCGACCTGGCCGCGCTCTGTCTCGCGGACGGCGAGACCCGCCAGGAGGACGAGGCGGTGCTGCCCGACCGCTACGGCGAGGGCGAGGCCTGGGTCAACGTGACCGTGAACCTCTGCCGGATGCCCGGCGGCGAGGACCGCCTGCTGGTGACGCTGCGCGATGTCACCGAACAGCTGGGCATGGCCCGGGTGATGTTTTACCAGGCCAACCACGACGCCCTCACCGGACTGGTCAACCGCAAGGAGTTCGAGACCCGGCTCTGGCACGCGCTGGAGAACACCGGCGAGCTCGGCCGGCCGCACGCCCTCTGCTACCTGGACCTGGATCAGCTGCAACTGCTCAACGACACCTGCGGCCAACTGGCCGGGGACGAGTTGCTGAAGCAGGTGGCGGACCTGCTGCAGGACCAGGTCCGCGATTCCGACACGGTGGCCCGCCTGGGCGGGGATGACTTCGCCATCCTGCTCTACGGCTGCCCGATGGACGAGGCCAAGCGGCTGGCCGGACGGCTGTCGGCGGCGGTGGCCGGGATGGGCTTTGCGTGGGGCGGCCAACCCTTCCCGCTGAGCGCCAGCCTGGGCCTGGTGGCGCTGGACGACGACCACACGCCGGGCGAGTTGCTGGCGGCGGCCGAGGCGGCCTGTGACATGGCCCAGGAGGGCGGACAGGGCCAGGTGCGGGTGGTGCGGGCCGGTGACCGCCTGCTGGCCGAGCGCCACGGCGAGATGCAATGGACCCGGACCATCCGCAACGCCCTGGACGAGGACCGCTTCCGCCTGCGTATGCAGCGCATCGACCCGCTCAAGCCGGGGTTGCCGCAGATCGGCGAGGTGCTGGTGAGCCTGGTCTCCCCCGAGGGCGAGCCGGTGGCGCCCGGCGCCTTCCTGCCGGCGGCCGAGCGCTACCAGCTGATGCGCGCCATCGACAGCTGGGTGGTCACCGCCACCCTGGAGGCGCTGGCGGATGGCGGCACGGTGCTGTCCGGGCTGGACCTGGTCAACATCAACCTCTCCGGTCAGTCCCTCGGCCAACCGGGGTTCATGGATGATCTGGTCAAGCAGTTGGCGCGCACCGGTGTTGACCCGCGCCGGATCTGCCTGGAGATCACCGAGACGGCGGTGATCCGCAATCTGTCCCACGCCCGCCTGTTCATGCGGGCCCTGCGGGGGCGGGGCTGCCGCTTCGCGCTGGATGACTTCGGCTCCGGCCTGTCCTCTTTCGGTTACCTGCGCAAGTTGCCGGTGGACTACGTGAAGATCGACGGCCAGTTCGTGCGCAACATGGTGCGGGACTCGGTGGACCGCTCCATGGTGGAGTCCATCCACAACGTGGCGCAGGTGATGGGGCTGAGGACGATTGCGGAGTTTGTCGAGGACGACGCCACGCTGCGGGCGCTGCGTGCGCTGGGGGTGACCTACGGCCAGGGCTTCGGGCTGCACCGCCCGGAGCCGGTCTGA